CCTTGGCCGCGGAACGGCCGAGCGGCAGGACCGCGTCCACGTTCACGTGCGGCCGCGGGATGATGTGCACGGAGACGAGCTCGCCCACCTTCTCGGCCCCCCGCGCCCCCGCCTCGGTCGCCGCGCGCACCGCCGCCACGTCGCCGCGCACGATCGCCGTCACGTAGCCGCCGCCGATCTTCTCGTAGCTCA
This portion of the Chlamydiota bacterium genome encodes:
- a CDS encoding BMC domain-containing protein codes for the protein SYEKIGGGYVTAIVRGDVAAVRAATEAGARGAEKVGELVSVHIIPRPHVNVDAVLPLGRSAAKD